Part of the Phycisphaerales bacterium genome, CGAGACCAGGGCGTCGACGAGGTGGCTGCCGATGAAGCCGGCGCCGCCGGTGACCACCACGCGCCGCTGCTCGTAGGCGGGCCGGACGCCGGCGATGAGTTCTGAGGGAAACCGCAGCACTGCCCGTATCCTAACCGCAGTTTCTGCCGGGCCAAGCGGGAAATCTCGCCGCGTCCGATACGCTCACGAATCGGCGGCCATCCTTCCGATACGCTTCTCTGTGCCCGACGAAAAGCGCACCACCGAGCCATGCAACACGAGCGACCTCACCGGCAAGGCGGTCGCCATGCTGGGCGTGGGCGGCGCGGGCATGAGCGCGCTCGCCCGGCTGCTGGCGTCGATGGGCGCTTCGGTGCGCGGCCACGACGCGGTGGCCTCGCCCATCACCGATCGCCTGGTAGCCGAGGGGCTTGCGGTCGTCATCGACGACGGCCGCGACGCGGCCGACCACGCCGACGTGCTGGTCGCCACCGCCGCCGTCCCCGCCGAGCACCCGGCCTTCGAGCGGGCCCGCGCCCGCGGCGTTCCGGTGCTGCGATACCCCGAGGCGCTGGGCCTGGTCATGCGTGGGCGCACGGGCGTGGCGATCGCCGGGACGCACGGCAAGAGCACGACCGTGGCGATGCTGGGCGTGGCGATGGTCGACGCGGGGCTGGACCCCTCGGTCATCGCCGGCGCCGCGTGCAGCCAGCTGCAGAACGGCGCGCTCGTCGAGCCGGGGGCATGGGCGGGCTCGCGATTGGGCGCCGCGACGATCCCGAGCGGGCCGCGCTGCGGCCAGCAGGGCCTGCTGGTCGCCGAGGCGTGCGAGTTCAACCGCTCGTTCCACAACCTGCGGCCCACCATCGCGGGCATCGGCAACGTCGAGGCCGACCACCTGGACATCTACGGCAGCCTCGACGCGGTGGTCGAGGCGTTCGGCACGTTTGCGCAGTCGCTCCCCCCGAAGAACGAAGGCGGCGTGCTGGTCATTGGCCACGACGGTGCGCACCGGCGCGAGGTCGTCGCGGGCGTCACGGCCGACGTCCAGACCATCGGCTTCAGCCCCGAGGCCGACTGGGTCGTGCGCTACGACCAGGACAACCACGCAACGGAGGTGCGCAACCGCGACGCGGCGTGGGGCCGGTGGCGCCAGCGCTTGCCCGGCGCGCACAACGCCGCGAACGCGGCCATGGCGTTTGCGCTCGCGTGCGTAGCGGGCGGAGACCCAGCGATCGTCGCGCAGTCGCTCGGCGCGTTCAACGGGCTCGAGCGACGCTTCCAGCTCCTTGGAGATCGCGCCGTCGATGGCGGCTCGGTGCGCGTCTACGACGATTACGGCCACCACCCGACCGAGGTCGATGCCACGCTCCGCGCGATCCGGCACGCCGAGCGACCGGAAGCGAGCGGCGGCCGGCTCATCGTGGTGTTCCAGCCCCACCAGCACTCGCGGACGCGGTTCCTGCTCGACGAATTTGCCACGGCCTTCTCCAGCGCCGACCTGGTGATCGTGCCCGAGATCTACTTCGTGCGAGACAGCGAGGCCGAGAAGCAGCGTGTGAGCGCCGACGATCTCGTGAAGCGATTGCGCGACCGGGGCGTGCAGGCCGAGCATGCGCATCCGTTCGGGGCCATCGTTGAGAAGCTCGGGCGTGAGTGCCGGGCGGGCGACGTCGTCGTCGTCATGGGCGCGGGTCCGGTGTGGCAGGTCGCCCACGGCTTTGCGTTCGCCGACCGGGCGGTGGCCCATGCCTGAGGCGCTGCAGGTCGATATCGAGCGCGACGCGGCCATCGAGACGTGGTTCGGCATCGGCGGCAGGGCCGACCGGCTCGCGCGGCCCACGAGCGTGGAAGAGCTGCGGCAGTGCGTCGCGCTCGATCCGGACTTGAAGGTGCTGGGCGAGGGCGCGAACCTGCTGGTGGCCGACGGTGGCGTGCGCGAGCTGGTCGTCTCGATGGAACGCCTGAACGCGGTGTCCATCGGCGATGATGGCCTCGTGCGTGCGCAGGCTGGCGCCGACCTCATGCGGCTGATCAACGACACGGCCCGCGCCGGGCTTTCGGGGCTGCACACGCTCGCGGGCGTGCCGGCGAGCATCGGCGGCGCGGTGGCGATGAACGCCGGTGGAGCGTTCGGCAACACCTTCGATCACCTCCGCGAAGTCACGACGATCGATCGCCGCGGCAACGTGCGGACCGATCCGGCATCGGCCTTCGACGCGCGGTATCGCGATGGCGGGCTCGACGGTCGCATCGTGGTCGAAGCGGTGTTCCAACTCACGGGCGACGATCCGAAGGAAGTGCGGCGGCGCGTCAAGGACATCATGGCCAAGAAGAAGGCCAGCCAGCCCCTCGCGGCCGATTGTGCGGGGTGCGTGTTCAAGAACCCGACGCTCTCGACCGATCTGCAAGGCATCGGTGAGGCCGGACAGCGCGTCAGCGCGGGCATGCTGATCGATCGGGCCGGATGCAAGGGGCTGACGCGCGGTGGTGCGAGCGTGAGCGAGCGGCACGCCAACTTCGTCGTCGTCGACAAGCAGACGGCGCGGGCATCGGACGTAATCGAGTTGATCGATGCGGTGCGGCAGCGTGTCGATGCCGCGTTCGGCGTGGCATTGGAGACCGAGGTGGTCATCTGGGGGGAGCGATGAGTGGCGGCGTCGTCCTGGTGCTGGGTGGCGGGCCCGATGCCGAGCACGCGGTGAGCGTGGACAGCAGCACGGCCGTCGCGCGGGCGATCAACGACAGCGGGCGCTACGCGGCCGACCTGCGGATCTTCGATCGGCTGACGCTCGACGAGCTGCGCATGCTGCCGGGCGACGCGGTCTTCGCCGTGCTGCACGGGCCTTGGGGCGAGGGCGGGCCCATGCAGCGGTTGCTCGAGGACGACGGCCGGCCCTTCGTGGGCTGCGGTTCGCGCGCGGCCCGGGCGGCGATCGATAAGCTGCACACCAAGGAAGCCGCGCTGGCGCTCGGCATCGCGACGGCGCCGGCGTCGATCCTGCACCCGCTCGACGACGTGCCACCGATCGACCTGCCGCTGGTGCTCAAGCCCGTGCACGAGGGCTCGAGCGTGGGGCTGGCGATCTGCACGACGATGGAGCAGTGGCGCGCGGGCGTGCAGGCGGCGCGCGCCGCTCTCGCGTCGGGCGCAACCGCGGCGTTCATGGTCGAGCCCATGACCAAGGGCCGCGAACTGACGGTGGGCGTCGTGGCGGGCGAGGCGCTGCCGGTCGTCGAGATCGCTCCCGCCGAGGGCGTCTACGACTACGCCGCCAAGTACACGCGAAGCGACACCCGGTACGTCGTCGATCCGCCGCTGCCCGAGGGCGTCGCGCACACCATGCAACGCGACGCACTGAAGCTTTCCGAGGCGCTCGGCTGCGCCATGCTGGCCCGCGTCGACTTCATGCTCGACGAGCGGCGCGGGCCGATGCTGCTGGAGGCCAACACCATGCCGGGGTTCACCAGCCACTCGCTGCTGCCGATGGCCGCAGCGCGGACGGGCCTGGCCATGCCGGCGCTCTGCGCCAAGCTCGTCGACGACGCCATCGCCCGGCGAGAAGCCAGCCCTGCCAAGCAGAGCGTCGTACGCTCCTGAAGCCATGCCACGAAAAGCCGCAACGAAGAAGAAGGCCCGCAGGGGCAAGGCAAAGGACGCTGGCCCGCTGCTTCCCGAGGGCTCGACGCGCAAGCTCGTGCTGGCGTGCGTCGGGCTCGTGCTGGCCACGGGCGTCGTGCTCGGCGCGGGGCTCGGCATCCCGGCGCTCGGGCGTCAGGCGGCGCAACGCATCAACGAGCAGTCCGACTCGATCTTCATCCAGCTCACCCCGCCCGAGGGCATGCCGCCGGCGTCGTATGACGCCATCATGGACCGTGCCGAGGCGGCGTACCGCGCCTCGGCGGCCGAGCTTGGTGCGATGGCGGCTCTGCGTCCCGAGCCGCTACGAGCCGTGCAGGAAGCCATGGCGAGCACGGGATGGGCCGCCAGCACGCCGATCGTCACGCGCCGCCGCCCGACGCGCACCGATGAGCAGGGCGAGGGCCCCGGACGCAACGACATCGTCATCGAGATGGACTGGCGCCGGCCCGTGGCCGTTGTGCGATCGGCCGCGTTCCAACCCGGCGTGCGGCCCGGCCTGCGCGATACCGCCATCGACGCCAGCGGAGACGTACTACCCCTGAGCGGTCCGCCCGAGAGCCTGCCCGGGCTCAAGGTCATCCTGAACCCCGCGAGCATGCC contains:
- a CDS encoding D-alanine--D-alanine ligase, with protein sequence MSGGVVLVLGGGPDAEHAVSVDSSTAVARAINDSGRYAADLRIFDRLTLDELRMLPGDAVFAVLHGPWGEGGPMQRLLEDDGRPFVGCGSRAARAAIDKLHTKEAALALGIATAPASILHPLDDVPPIDLPLVLKPVHEGSSVGLAICTTMEQWRAGVQAARAALASGATAAFMVEPMTKGRELTVGVVAGEALPVVEIAPAEGVYDYAAKYTRSDTRYVVDPPLPEGVAHTMQRDALKLSEALGCAMLARVDFMLDERRGPMLLEANTMPGFTSHSLLPMAAARTGLAMPALCAKLVDDAIARREASPAKQSVVRS
- the murC gene encoding UDP-N-acetylmuramate--L-alanine ligase, with protein sequence MPDEKRTTEPCNTSDLTGKAVAMLGVGGAGMSALARLLASMGASVRGHDAVASPITDRLVAEGLAVVIDDGRDAADHADVLVATAAVPAEHPAFERARARGVPVLRYPEALGLVMRGRTGVAIAGTHGKSTTVAMLGVAMVDAGLDPSVIAGAACSQLQNGALVEPGAWAGSRLGAATIPSGPRCGQQGLLVAEACEFNRSFHNLRPTIAGIGNVEADHLDIYGSLDAVVEAFGTFAQSLPPKNEGGVLVIGHDGAHRREVVAGVTADVQTIGFSPEADWVVRYDQDNHATEVRNRDAAWGRWRQRLPGAHNAANAAMAFALACVAGGDPAIVAQSLGAFNGLERRFQLLGDRAVDGGSVRVYDDYGHHPTEVDATLRAIRHAERPEASGGRLIVVFQPHQHSRTRFLLDEFATAFSSADLVIVPEIYFVRDSEAEKQRVSADDLVKRLRDRGVQAEHAHPFGAIVEKLGRECRAGDVVVVMGAGPVWQVAHGFAFADRAVAHA
- the murB gene encoding UDP-N-acetylmuramate dehydrogenase, translated to MPEALQVDIERDAAIETWFGIGGRADRLARPTSVEELRQCVALDPDLKVLGEGANLLVADGGVRELVVSMERLNAVSIGDDGLVRAQAGADLMRLINDTARAGLSGLHTLAGVPASIGGAVAMNAGGAFGNTFDHLREVTTIDRRGNVRTDPASAFDARYRDGGLDGRIVVEAVFQLTGDDPKEVRRRVKDIMAKKKASQPLAADCAGCVFKNPTLSTDLQGIGEAGQRVSAGMLIDRAGCKGLTRGGASVSERHANFVVVDKQTARASDVIELIDAVRQRVDAAFGVALETEVVIWGER